The genomic stretch CCTCCCAGAACCTATGAAGCTCATTTTATAGACAGATATGGAAATATGAAAAACGTTATTTTTACTGTTAGCTTAATTCCAGGAACTAAAAAAAGTGTGGCTTCCCTTTTAGATATTACTGAACGTAAAAGAATAGAAGAAGCTCTTAAAGAATCAGAAGAAAAGTTCCGTGAAGTTTTCAATAATGCTAATGATGCAATGTTTTTACATAAAATAAATAAAAATGGCTTACCTGGAACAATTATCGAAGTAAATGATATTGCATCAAAAAGACTGGGATATTCAAGGGAAGAACTTCTCAAAATGTCCCCAATGGATATTGATGCAATAGGAGAAAAAATGTGGCCTCCAGTCATGGATAAGTTATTTGAGATAGGAGATATCACTTTTGAAGGTCTTCATTTAGCTAAAGATGGGTTAAAAATTCCTGTTGAGATTAGTTCCCATATCTTTATTTTAAATAATGAAAGAGTTGTTTTGTCAATTGCCAGAGATATTACTGAACGTAAGATTGCTCAAGAAGAAATGGAAGAATTGCTATATACATTAGAACTTAGGGTAAAGGATCGTACAATAGAATTAGAAGAAGCTTATCAGTCACTTAGAGAAAGCGAACTAAAATTTAGAACATTAGCCGAAAATTCACCAGATATAATAACCCGGTGTGATAAAAACCTAAAAATAACCTATTTTAGCAAAGATTCGGAAGATCTGGGATTATCCAGGGATGATTTTATTGGTAAAAAAATTGAAGATTTAAAAATTGATGATGACTTAAAAGATTTATGGATTGAAAAAGTTCTTGATGCATTCAGTACATGTGAAAATCAAGAATTTGAATATAAGTTTTCTGGAACTAAAGGGGTAAGATATTCTCAAGCCATTATTACTCCAGAATATGACGATAAAGGAAAAATAGAAACATGTATTGGAATAATAAGAGATATTACAAAACGCAAACTGGTTGAAAATGCTTTGCGTGAGAGTGAGGAAAAGTTCAGAACACTTGCTGAAAATTCACCTGCAATCATATATCGCTTTGAATTAGTTCCAGAAAGATGTTTTTCTTATATAAATCCAGTTGTCACATCAATTACAGGCTATACTCCCGAAGAACATTACTCAGATCCTGATCTTGGTTTTAAATTAGTTTACGATGAAGATAAACATTTTTTAGATGAATTATCTAGAGGAATTTTTAAAAATCCTCTTGTCTTAAGATGGGTACGTAGAGATGGTGAAATTATATGGACAGAACAATATAATGCGCCAGTTTACAATGATAATGGCGAAATTGTAGCTATTCAAGGAATAACCTTCGATATAACTGAAAGAATAGAAATAGAAAAATCTTTAGAAAGAAGCGAAGCAAAATATAAGGAATTAGTTGAAAATGCAAATAGCAGCATTATCCGACTTGATAAAAACGGGTGCATAACTTTTTTTAATGAATTTGCAGAAAAATTTTTTGGCTTTTCTAAAGAAGAAATTTTAGGTAAAAATGTTATTGGTACTATAGTCCCTGAAACTGAATCTTCGGGTAGAGACCTTAAAAAACTTATAGATAGGATAATAGATAATCCTGAGGCATATTATTATGTTGAAAATGAAAATATGAAAAAAAATGGAGAAAGAGTTTGGGTTTCATGGACCAATAAAGGAATTTATAATGAAAATGGAGAGTTAGCTGGAATTTTAAGTATAGGAATAAATATTACAGAACTAAAAAAGGCGAGAGAATCTATAGAAAATGAACGTAACAGACTATTTAAAGTATTAGATTTAATTCCTGCTTTTTTGTATCTACAAGCCCCTGATTATTCCATTAAATTTGTTAATAAGGAATTTAAAAAGCGTTTTGGTGAGCCAGAAGATAGAAAATTTTATGATATGATCCATGATTGT from Methanobacterium sp. encodes the following:
- a CDS encoding PAS domain S-box protein, whose product is MCYIKFGEYKNIRSQLILIFFVVLIGMTIYEVTKQLILPNIGIWESHIITIIFTTILATIGAYFVLNERENLINKYFTEKNRYKEAEKEYRTIFENTGTATVIIEEDTTISLANHEFEKISGYGKKEIEDVMKWIDFIAKEDLEKMLKYHRQRREKGQIPPRTYEAHFIDRYGNMKNVIFTVSLIPGTKKSVASLLDITERKRIEEALKESEEKFREVFNNANDAMFLHKINKNGLPGTIIEVNDIASKRLGYSREELLKMSPMDIDAIGEKMWPPVMDKLFEIGDITFEGLHLAKDGLKIPVEISSHIFILNNERVVLSIARDITERKIAQEEMEELLYTLELRVKDRTIELEEAYQSLRESELKFRTLAENSPDIITRCDKNLKITYFSKDSEDLGLSRDDFIGKKIEDLKIDDDLKDLWIEKVLDAFSTCENQEFEYKFSGTKGVRYSQAIITPEYDDKGKIETCIGIIRDITKRKLVENALRESEEKFRTLAENSPAIIYRFELVPERCFSYINPVVTSITGYTPEEHYSDPDLGFKLVYDEDKHFLDELSRGIFKNPLVLRWVRRDGEIIWTEQYNAPVYNDNGEIVAIQGITFDITERIEIEKSLERSEAKYKELVENANSSIIRLDKNGCITFFNEFAEKFFGFSKEEILGKNVIGTIVPETESSGRDLKKLIDRIIDNPEAYYYVENENMKKNGERVWVSWTNKGIYNENGELAGILSIGINITELKKARESIENERNRLFKVLDLIPAFLYLQAPDYSIKFVNKEFKKRFGEPEDRKFYDMIHDCQEPNKPCPTFKVFETKTPQSWEWTDNKGRNYIVYDYPFPSFNEEELVLEVGIDVTELKNTEKKLKRTIAELERSNDELRQFAYITSHDLQEPLRSIASYAQLIDRRYKGKLDSDADEFLDFMVEGAIRMKTMIQGLLEYSKIGKGDEFKPTNIEDVLNQVLANLNATINENNAIITHDQLPIVTADSRQLIQVFQNLIGNAIKFRKKDETPKIHISTKKINNEHLFSVSDNSIGMEQQYTAKIFELFKRLHTIDKYSGSGIGLAIVKRIIDRHGGRIWVESKYGKGSTFYFTIPLKEEKEYNLK